In Pochonia chlamydosporia 170 chromosome Unknown PCv3seq00009, whole genome shotgun sequence, a genomic segment contains:
- a CDS encoding allantoate permease (similar to Aspergillus oryzae RIB40 XP_001824623.1) — MGGDESGHTSNTMAASRDQVDAAWKYLNDHRDVPGVEEVNLGKLRRKIDWRIVPLMFCCYTMQFLDKVIYNYAAAMGIIPDLELTGNRFSNVATFLYVGLLCFEVPNVYLLQRVPAAKWLGINVTLWGIATACGAAAHNYQTILASRIFLGIFEATIGLGFGQIIGGAISYAFQHATSNGGIAGWRVMFIVLGAITVLIGLCVILFIPDTPMQAKWLSDTEKVALLKHVSVNQTGVQNTKFRAMEIIEGILDPQIWLMVLSVSLMTVASGVITTYSVRLISTITHDASKTPIQNSQYAALMNMPSGAVSIFFILLVGFGIRKQSNRWLWILICIIPSIIGGALMSFVSQTNKSGLLAGIYLVNAVVAPLPIQYSWIVANVAGATKRAFAVTMISISFSIGNVIGPQTFQAKDAPDYYPAKLALVCTQAASALTTIALFLYYYWANKKRASKGKEAEEEFMEPSVWARMTDKENLTFRYVY; from the exons ATGGGCGGCGACGAGAGTGGCCATACCAGCAATACCATGGCGGCCAGCAGAGACCAGGTAGATGCTGCTTGGAAATATCTCAATGACCACCGCGATGTTCCAGGTGTGGAAGAAGTCAATCTTGGCAAGTTGCGCAGGAAGATTGATTGGCGCATCGTTCCTCTTATGTTTTGTTGCTATACAATGCAGTTTCTCGACAAGGTCATATATAAC TACGCTGCTGCTATGGGCATCATCCCCGATCTTGAACTAACGGGAAACCGATTCTCCAACGTTGCAACCTTTCTCTATGTCGGACTTCTCTGCTTTGAAGTGCCTAACG TCTATCTCCTACAACGTGTGCCTGCTGCCAAATGGCTCGGCATTAATGTTACCCTCTGGGGCATCGCAACTGCTTGCGGCGCCGCTGCACACAATTACCAAACCATCCTAGCTTCACGGATATTTCTGGGCATATTCGAGGCAACCATCG GCCTCGGCTTTGGTCAGATCATTGGCGGAGCCATATCGTATGCCTTTCAGCACGCTACTTCAAATGGCGGAATTGCCGGTTGGCGCGTCATGTTCATAGTACTTGGCGCCATAACAGTACTCATCGGCCTATGTGTTATTTTATTTATTCCTGATACTCCCATGCAGGCAAAGTGGCTGTCCGATACTGAAAAGGTGGCACTTTTGAAGCATGTGAGTGTCAACCAGACAGGTGttcaaaacaccaagttCCGGGCGATGGAGATCATTGAAGGAATCCTAGACCCCCAGATCTGGCTGATGGTCCTATCAGTTAGTCTGATGACGGTAGCCAGTGGTGTCATCACCACGTACTCGGTGAGGCTCATTAGCACTATTACCCATGACGCGAGCAAAACCCCAATTCAGAACTCACAATACGCTGCTTTGATGAATATGCCATCCGGCGCTGTGagcatcttcttcatcttgcttGTTGGGTTTGGGATCCGGAAGCAGTCTAACCGATGGTTGTGGATTCTCATCTGCATCATTCCTTC CATCATTGGCGGTGCTCTCATGTCATTCGTTTCTCAAACcaacaagtctggtcttctTGCCGGCATCTACCTTGTCAATGCGGTTGTCGCTCCGTTGCCGATACAGTATAGT TGGATTGTCGccaatgttgctggtgctaCTAAACGTGCATTTGCAGTCACGATGATTAGCATATCCTTCTCCATAGGCAATGTCATTGGACCGCAGACTTTTCAGGCGAAAGACGCCCCGGATTACTACCCTGCCAAGCTCGCTCTTGTTTGCACACAAGCTGCTAGCGCCCTTACTACGATTGCATTATTCCTGTACTATTACTGGGCCAACAAGAAGCGAGCTAGTAAAGGCAAAGAAGCGGAAGAAGAGTTCATGGAACCGAGCGTGTGGGCGAGGATGACAGACAAAgaaaacttgacatttcGCTACGTGTATTGA
- a CDS encoding oligopeptide transporter (similar to Neosartorya fischeri NRRL 181 XP_001267560.1) — protein sequence MESNVVVGPQAADMTDFPPPSEEEKATLRRVPDGIPWLTFVLCFVELAERASYYGVQTIFNNFMQFPLPEGGDGSGAVGPNDPNGHAGALGMGLQFASAFGILFTFLAYVIPLFGAFIADTKLGRYKTIVIGVVIGGVAHLIMIVGAAPSILRAGKGMAPFMVSFFLLAIGAGIFKPSVAPTVLDQYTHQFQYTKVLKTGEKVIVDPEQTIQRIMLVFYAMINLGSFFAIATTYTEKYVGFWAAFLEPGIVYFLLPVVLALVYKKTIKKPPMGSELTEFIKITACYVKQSKGRFWRKDTWEKVRPARMAEQGVNVSWSDTAVDDVQRTLSACAVFFYFPIYNINDGGVGAVSSNQGAAMVTNGAPNDLLVNFNSLAIIAFTPSVTYILYPFLARRKVRFGPMARITVGFLIAATSGIIGGLVQWRVYATSPCGYNASTCDEVSPLSIWWQIPNVTLGAISEVFSNVTAFELAYVRAPPHLKAVVYAIFFFTYALSSALSWIVLPAIVDPYLIWAWCAPAIALFAQTAIFWYRHRHMDEESYINKDHEAENHAVTLQKEERIGKLEDTS from the exons ATGGAAAGCAATGTTGTCGTTGGTCCCCAAGCAGCCGACATGACTGActttccaccaccatctgAGGAGGAAAAGGCGACCCTCAGACGCGTACCTGACGGCATTCCATGGTTGACATTTGTACTCTGTTTTGTCGAGCTGGCCGAGCGCGCTTCTTACTATGGAGTTCAGacaatcttcaacaacttcatGCAATTCCCATTACCAGAAGGGGGTGATGGTTCCGGTGCTGTTGGGCCCAACGATCCCAACGGCCATGCTGGTGCTCT GGGAATGGGGCTGCAGTTTGCGTCGGCTTTTGGAATATTGTTCACATTCTTGGCCTACGTGATTCCCTTATTTGGTGCCTTCATTGCAGACACCAAGCTTGGCCGATACAAAACTATCGTCATTGGCGTGGTCATTGGGGGAGTTGCCCATTTGATCATGATTGTGGGCGCTGCTCCATCAATTTTGAGAGCTGGAAAGGGCATGGCACCGTTCATGGTGTCGTTTTTTCTGCTCGCCATAGGCGCTGGCATCTTCAAGCCGAGTGTAGCTCCAACCGTCCTCGACCAGTATACGCATCAGTTCCAGTACACGAAAGTGCTCAAGACTGGGGAGAAGGTCATCGTGGATCCTGAGCAGACAATCCAACGCATCATGCTTGTGTTCTACGCAATGATCAATCTTGGATCATTttttgccatcgccactACCTACACCGAGAAATATGTTGGCTTTTGGGCTGCTTTCCTTGAACCTGGGATCGTATACTTCTTGTTACCGGTTGTACTGGCTCTTGTGTACAAGAAAACCATCAAGAAGCCACCCATGGGGTCTGAGCTAACCGAATTCATTAAAATTACCGCCTGTTATGTAAAACAGAGCAAAGGTAGATTCTGGCGAAAGGATACATGGGAAAAAGTACGGCCAGCGAGGATGGCAGAGCAAGGAGTCAACGTCAGTTGGTCTGACACGGCTGTAGATGACGTGCAGCGTACGCTTTCTGCATGCGCGGTCTTCTTCTACTTTCCCATTTACAACATAAACGATGGAGGAGTCGGGGCCGTCAGCTCAAATCAGGGAGCGGCCATGGTCACCAACGGAGCTCCGAATGATCTCctggtcaacttcaactcgTTGGCCATTATCGCTTTTACACCGTCCGTCACATACATCTTATACCCATTCTTGGCCCGAAGAAAAGTCAGATTTGGGCCGATGGCTCGCATCACCGTTGGATTCCTGATTGCTGCCACGTCAGGAATCATCGGCGGCCTGGTTCAATGGCGGGTCTATGCTACATCGCCATGCGGATACAATGCATCAACTTGCGATGAGGTATCTCCTCTCTCCATTTGGTGGCAAATTCCGAATGTTACGCTGGGAGCGATCTCAGAAGTCTTCAGCAATGTGACTGCTTTCGAGCTGGCATATGTTCGTGCTCCGCCTCATCTCAAGGCAGTGGTCTACGCGATATTTTTCTTTACCTATGCTCTCTCAAGCGCATTGAGCTGGATTGTGCTTCCTGCCATTGTCGATCCATATCTTATA TGGGCTTGGTGTGCACCAGCGATTGCCCTTTTTGCCCAGACGGCCATCTTCTGGTACCGACATCGACACATGGACGAGGAATCGTATATAAACAAAGACCACGAGGCTGAAAATCACGCAGTAACACTCCAGAAGGAGGAAAGAATTGGGAAACTTGAGGATACTAGTTAA
- a CDS encoding BTB/POZ-like protein (similar to Metarhizium robertsii ARSEF 23 XP_007819708.1) produces MTAALAASKPFRFIVGPCGREFTIHSGIVASLSAPLERLVNGPMQEAIDGSVNWKFVDEDTFMCFWQYAYTGNYDIDNEPTAPGAATEETTTFVLRDVKSPADPTDRRTEESVNLGWGELAEPTEPEPEPEPEPEPEVDDGWDDYMPMKPKKRKKEKMASLPTKQERLWAKLVALRRTSNSQEASQSHMAGRADMESRTASQATGQLLSHAKVYVFADCYGIVPLITLSFNKLHESLVNLNLYAESLAGFVTLMQYCYETPAPEDLKNIVVLFAACEVERLRKNKQFEDLLEAHAQMGRDMFWAVLDRLE; encoded by the exons ATGACTGCAGC GCTTGCCGCTTCTAAGCCTTTCAGGTTTATTGTTGGTCCCTGTGGCCGAGAGTTTACCATACACTCGGGTATTGTTGCTAGCTTATCTGCACCTCTCGAGAGATTGGTGAATGGACCTATGCAAGAGGCTATAGACGGGAGCGTGAATTGGAAATTTGTTGACGAGGACACATTCATGTGCTTCTGGCAATATGCCTACACGGGTAACTACGATATTGACAACGAGCCAACGGCTCCAGGTGCCGCTACTGAGGAGACAACAACCTTTGTCCTGCGCGATGTGAAGAGTCCTGCGGATCCAACTGATAGACGGACCGAAGAGTCTGTCAACCTTGGCTGGGGTGAACTAGCGGAGCCTACTGAGCCTGAGcctgaacctgaacctgaacctgaacctgaGGTGGACGATGGCTGGGACGACTACATGCCAATGAAGccaaaaaagagaaaaaaggaGAAAATGGCCTCCCTACCTACTAAGCAGGAACGGTTGTGGGCTAAGCTCGTAGCGCTCCGTAGGACCAGTAACAGCCAGGAGGCAAGCCAGAGCCATATGGCAGGAAGAGCCGACATGGAATCACGAACAGCATCTCAGGCAACGGGCCAATTGCTATCTCACGCAAAGGTCTACGTGTTTGCCGACTGCTATGGTATCGTACCATTAATAACGTTGTCTTTTAACAAGTTACACGAGTCTTTGGTCAATCTCAACCTTTATGCTGAATCCTTGGCAGGTTTTGTGACATTAATGCAATACTGCTACGAAACACCCGCCCCGGAAGACTTGAAAAATATCGTCGTCCTTTTCGCTGCATGCGAGGTGGAAAGGTTGCGCAAAAACAAGCAATTTGAGGACCTTCTTGAAGCTCATGCCCAAATGGGGAGGGACATGTTTTGGGCTGTACTGGACCGATTGGAGTAA
- a CDS encoding right handed beta helix region domain-containing protein, whose product MATFYVSSHGDDGNPGNLNLPFLTLDRAYQAAKCLTIPTSVYLFPGTYTRTETWNIGSSSEQEPMRNRITFEARRSPSSDDVVISGARKIDSWFHGDSSDIWKANIGDLDFRQLYVNNVKVETARIQDLPGTWTRTPTGYSVNTIISWASPSSIEFVYRGIYPWTEARCTVAELIHDGDSTIIHMAQPTWDRALKLYNFCWGGTQQHGPSTPTHIENSTSFLQEPGTFVCDRTCPGQHILYYKPRPGETLATTRITAPSLEQLVNITGTANVTFRGITFADAAWLRPKDGFLHYHGDSHYVGEGSVNKFALGEGSWVMVPSKTDRIPASISMKSTAYTSFENCNFTRLGGTALSSDCCKRLQVLHCGFESLSASGITLNGTTNAVVEDTTIQKVGLDYLGSPAIWMHNTSHCRVSHNNIFDTPHSGISLGPSIGSRITNNMVCRTMSRLADGGGINLAGCQGESMETGASLSGNVVLDTLTPYNFAIYADYGAKWVTIKENVVMRCDEVVVFNVQPPLEHVVFENNFWDKEPTGTDSIPEKVIYRANVVISDEGEIQRNVQRVITAAGVRAGTLVNPPATHST is encoded by the coding sequence atggccaCCTTCTACGTCTCCTCGCATGGAGACGACGGCAACCCAGGAAATTTAAACTTGCCATTCCTGACACTTGATCGGGCATATCAAGCCGCCAAGTGCTTGACGATTCCGACTTCGGTTTACCTCTTTCCTGGAACATACACCCGCACTGAGACATGGAATATAGGCAGCAGTTCAGAACAGGAACCTATGAGAAATCGCATCACCTTTGAAGCACGCCGTTCCCCCAGTAGCGACGATGTCGTAATCTCGGGAGCGCGAAAAATCGACTCATGGTTTCATGGTGACTCATCAGACATATGGAAAGCTAATATTGGCGATTTGGATTTCCGTCAACTCTATGTAAATAACGTGAAGGTTGAGACCGCTCGGATTCAAGACTTGCCCGGCACATGGACACGAACTCCTACGGGTTATTCGgtcaacaccatcatttcttgggcttctccctcttccaTTGAATTTGTATACCGTGGGATTTACCCTTGGACTGAAGCCCGCTGCACTGTGGCCGAACTAATCCATGATGGCGACTCGACAATTATACATATGGCCCAACCTACTTGGGACCGTGCCTTGAAACTATACAACTTTTGCTGGGGCGGAACACAACAGCATGGGCCTTCTACTCCAACACATATCGAGAACAGCACCAGTTTCTTACAAGAGCCTGGCACCTTTGTATGCGATCGAACGTGTCCTGGGCAACATATATTGTACTACAAGCCTAGACCTGGGGAGACCTTGGCAACTACCCGTATCACTGCACCGTCATTGGAGCAGCTAGTTAATATTACTGGCACGGCCAATGTTACTTTTAGAGGGATAACATTCGCAGATGCCGCCTGGCTCAGGCCAAAGGATGGCTTTCTTCACTATCATGGCGACAGCCACTATGTTGGAGAGGGTTCGGTTAACAAATTCGCCCTTGGTGAAGGCTCGTGGGTCATGGTGCCAAGTAAAACTGATAGGATTCCGGCCTCCATTTCCATGAAAAGCACTGCATATACTTCTTTCGAGAATTGTAATTTCACAAGGCTGGGAGGAACCGCTCTTAGTTCAGATTGCTGTAAACGGTTACAAGTCCTGCACTGCGGTTTTGAAAGCCTGTCTGCATCAGGTATCACGCTAAATGGAACCACAAATGCCGTGGTTGAAGACACAACCATTCAGAAAGTGGGATTAGACTATCTCGGCTCACCCGCAATTTGGATGCACAACACATCTCATTGCCGAGTATCCCATAATAACATTTTCGACACTCCACACAGTGGGATATCGCTTGGCCCTTCAATCGGCAGCCGCATCACTAATAACATGGTTTGCCGCACGATGTCACGACTAGCCGACGGGGGCGGCATCAACCTTGCAGGTTGCCAAGGAGAATCCATGGAAACGGGAGCCTCTCTCAGTGGAAATGTGGTGCTTGACACGCTCACTCCGTACAACTTTGCTATTTATGCTGACTATGGGGCAAAATGGGTTACTATCAAAGAGAACGTTGTCATGAGGTGTGACGAGGTCGTCGTTTTTAACGTTCAGCCTCCTCTTGAGCACGTTGTTTTCGAAAATAATTTTTGGGATAAAGAGCCCACAGGAACAGATTCTATACCGGAGAAGGTTATTTACCGAGCGAATGTTGTTATTAGCGACGAGGGGGAGATTCAGCGTAATGTGCAACGGGTTATAACCGCGGCTGGGGTTAGGGCAGGAACACTTGTAAACCCTCCTGCTACCCATTCAACTTAG
- a CDS encoding aminotransferase (similar to Talaromyces marneffei ATCC 18224 XP_002148476.1), producing MAPHRNDEADRGGRSKEDVHVSNSNEGHLLHRSLIDVPHFVKSASGIDLHLDNGETAIDACGGAAVAILGHGNEEVHTAIIKQLHQVSYVHTQAYTTSVAEELANVILKGNPYGLEKAFFVSSGSEAVDSAMKLARQYHYERNDCQRLHFVSRNQSYHGNTIGAMSLSGNVSRKIPYLGFGYPHVSHVNPPYAYRYQRPGETELEFTKRLLMELEEEFLRLGPQTIVAFIAETVIGATAGCVPPPSGYFRGVREICDKYGILLILDEIMCGTGRTGTYFAFEQEDVVPDIVTAAKGLGGGYAAIAGIYIHKKIIDQLRLGSNAFVHGHTYQAHPVSCAAALAVQRILRRDGLVERCKIMGELLGQKLRKELRDCKFIGDIRGRGLFWAIEFVKDRNEGTKEPFDPSIKFGYKVQEAAFQLGVAIYPGSGTIDGLKGDHILLAPPFTVTEDQLGRICQVVREAIEDQGRAY from the coding sequence ATGGCGCCACACAGAAACGATGAGGCCGACAGAGGAGGAAGGTCTAAAGAAGATGTACACGTATCGAACAGCAACGAAGGACATCTTTTGCATCGGTCTCTGATTGATGTACCTCATTTCGTAAAGTCTGCCAGCGGGATTGACTTACACCTTGATAATGGGGAGACTGCCATCGACGCTTGTGGCGGCGCAGCCGTTGCCATCCTGGGACACGGAAACGAGGAAGTTCACACAGCCATCATAAAACAATTACATCAAGTTAGCTACGTTCACACACAAGCCTACACTACATCGGTTGCCGAAGAACTAGCCAACGTTATACTTAAGGGCAATCCATATGGTTTGGAAAAGGCCTTCTTCGTCAGCAGCGGAAGTGAAGCCGTCGATTCAGCTATGAAACTAGCTCGGCAGTACCACTATGAGCGAAATGACTGTCAACGACTGCATTTTGTGTCAAGAAACCAGAGCTATCACGGCAATACAATAGGTGCCATGTCACTGTCAGGCAATGTCTCTCGCAAAATCCCCTATCTAGGCTTTGGCTACCCCCACGTTTCGCATGTCAATCCGCCGTACGCCTATCGCTATCAACGCCCAGGTGAAACAGAACTCGAGTTTACGAAACGTCTtttgatggagttggaagaagagtTCCTTCGACTAGGCCCACAGACAATTGTCGCGTTTATTGCAGAGACCGTCATTGGCGCAACTGCTGGATGCGTACCACCACCGTCTGGGTACTTTCGGGGAGTGCGGGAAATCTGCGATAAATATGGAATATTGCTGATATTAGATGAGATTATGTGCGGTACTGGACGAACAGGAACGTACTTTGCGTTTGAACAGGAAGACGTTGTACCTGATATCGTGACGGCCGCTAAGGGACTCGGCGGCGGTTatgctgccattgccggcATCTACATCCACAAGAAGATTATTGATCAGCTTCGTTTAGGCTCTAATGCTTTCGTTCACGGGCATACATACCAAGCACACCCCGTCTCGTGTGCTGCAGCCTTGGCCGTGCAGCGTATCCTCCGCCGAGATGGTTTGGTCGAGCGGTGCAAAATCATGGGGGAACTGTTAGGTCAGAAACTTAGGAAAGAACTGCGAGACTGCAAGTTTATTGGAGATATTCGCGGGAGAGGACTTTTCTGGGCTATTGAGTTTGTCAAAGATCGAAATGAAGGGACCAAGGAACCATTTGACCCCTCCATAAAGTTTGGCTACAAGGTCCAAGAAGCTGCATTCCAGCTAGGCGTGGCGATTTATCCTGGATCAGGTACCATTGACGGATTGAAGGGTGATCACATATTGCTGGCACCACCATTCACAGTGACGGAGGACCAGTTGGGTAGAATATGTCAAGTAGTGAGGGAGGCTATTGAAGACCAGGGCAGGGCCTACTAA
- a CDS encoding acetyltransferase (similar to Metarhizium robertsii ARSEF 23 XP_007823986.2) — MAAYIRRLSSQDVDRCATLESAAFPPSEAATHEKIDYRLSSCPEICYGLFLRNSDGNPPDLSSVDVLSTPETSDKDDILVAHVISTKSHSPVVIDQDMDYPRDWKTNPRVVTTAGHQPTGSTVALHSLAVSPAHQRQGLGKLLMNKYIEEMKKMNGVERVALLTYDRLVPYYEKLGFKNHGKSAATYAGVSWNDLSYEVS, encoded by the exons ATGGCCGCTTACATTCGCCGTCTGTCCTCTCAGGATGTGGACCGATGCGCCACACTCGAGTCTGCCGCTTTCCCACCCTCGGAGGCCGCTACTCATGAAAAG ATTGATTACAGGCTCTCCTCCTGCCCAGAGATTTGCTATGGTTTGTTCCTGCGAAACTCAGATGGAAACCCGCCGGACCTCAGCTCAGTAGACGTGTTGTCGACCCCAGAGACATCCGACAAGGATGATATTTTGGTTGCACATGTGATTTCGACCAAATCACACTCTCCAGTCGTTATTGATCAAGACATGGATTATCCCCGGGACTGGAAAACTAACCCGAGGGTGGTCACAACCGCGGGACACCAGCCAACAGGTTCAACCGTCGCCTTGCATTCCTTGGCTGTCTCCCCTGCGCATCAAAGACAAGGCCTGGGAAAGCTCCTGATGAACAAGTACAttgaggagatgaagaagatgaatggCGTTGAAAGAGTTGCTCTTTTGACTTACGATAGACTTGTTCCTTACTACGAGAAGTTGGGGTTCAAGAATCATGGCAAGAGTGCAGCCACTTATGCCGGCGTGTCATGGAACGATTTG AGCTACGAGGTGTCTTAG
- a CDS encoding C6 transcription factor (similar to Colletotrichum gloeosporioides Nara gc5 XP_007283807.1), giving the protein MWNNIIITYQRHFATELPFIHVPTLKRSVYDFTLGESSVTSDTHLVLLGLLALTGRYHSELSQNIDTSSGDAISATASDNDTQSSEQKGIEVSRYFAHALEANLGPFAVAVSSGSVERVQALLMLGLYEWISPDHEGLKAWMLFGAAGRMAQALRLGYECNNSRLNESTTLLAEQGIIDQEVRRRTMFCCFVFDRLISCGKERVALFRSEDLHIRLPCSKEDFELSRLVNMGTLSSDYSSSGLGGAPASNALSRFIQLVDLWGRISQYSNAGGRFTETGLPPWNSASQFYQLRRQLGHFTKSLQEDDNFLSWSPSNFFRHQSFPGTYVLLHMLLSLCKFMLHREYIPFIALRCKEPSGPLDEPTFQPDMVPEGFWHESAKELFDASRVVIDLIELCGDEMPHSPLAAFVIYTTGFNGMYARYFPQMDVECKMATQGEAIGPETELIANSSSVGTTKIAFDALKGLAKYSGVAAAFVARFKEVDQYFVAIIKDYYRNRQHQSSVAPSHTSQRIGIRMGGETGGLEEWMERSDEITSNSSIIKHSLTKSPRHYATRLGAKVQNIPGPDLGTSSPANAVNIAPAQSSAADQPLPSLQVDQLSHAGRPPHQSGPGGVLATVDPAPHFLGHPHPAGASVQGDCTSPAFTETGLDWSWTYLHDMFMGSIQMDPMSPCG; this is encoded by the coding sequence ATGTGGAACAATATAATCATCACATATCAGCGTCACTTTGCTACAGAGTTACCATTTATCCATGTTCCCACGCTCAAGAGAAGCGTTTACGACTTTACACTTGGAGAATCCTCCGTCACGTCGGATACTCACCTCGTCTTGCTCGGATTGTTGGCGCTAACTGGCCGATACCATTCCGAACTTTCTCAAAATATCGATACATCATCGGGAGATGCCATTTCGGCCACAGCCAGTGACAATGATACCCAATCGTCGGAGCAGAAGGGAATAGAAGTGTCGAGATATTTCGCACATGCTTTGGAAGCGAACTTGGGCCCTTTCGCTGTCGCCGTATCTTCAGGCTCGGTGGAACGTGTCCAAGCGCTCTTAATGCTGGGGCTGTACGAATGGATATCACCAGATCATGAGGGTTTGAAGGCTTGGATGCTTTTTGGGGCCGCTGGCCGCATGGCGCAAGCACTGAGGCTGGGATACGAATGCAACAACTCTAGACTCAACGAGTCAACTACACTTCTGGCTGAGCAGGGTATTATCGATCAGGAGGTACGACGCCGGACCATGTTTTGTTGCTTCGTCTTTGATCGATTAATCTCCTGCGGAAAGGAGAGAGTGGCTCTTTTCCGATCCGAGGATTTGCATATCCGGTTGCCATGCTCAAAGGAGGACTTCGAGCTGAGTCGGCTGGTCAACATGGGAACACTGTCCAGCGATTATTCGAGCTCCGGACTAGGAGGTGCGCCAGCATCAAATGCTCTCAGTCGCTTCATTCAGCTGGTCGATCTATGGGGAAGGATATCTCAGTACAGTAATGCTGGCGGTCGCTTTACAGAAACCGGATTGCCTCCATGGAACTCTGCCTCGCAATTCTACCAACTACGccgtcaacttggccacTTCACCAAGTCTCTTCAAGAGGACGATAATTTCTTGAGCTGGAGTCCCTCCAATTTCTTTCGACACCAAAGCTTTCCAGGGACATATGTCCTACTACACATGCTGCTATCTCTTTGCAAGTTCATGCTGCATCGAGAGTATATCCCATTTATTGCGCTTCGATGCAAGGAGCCAAGTGGACCGCTGGACGAACCAACATTTCAGCCCGACATGGTGCCTGAAGGTTTCTGGCATGAGAGTGCGAAGGAACTGTTCGATGCTAGTAGGGTTGTGATTGACTTGATTGAGTTGTGTGGTGACGAAATGCCTCACTCGCCTTTGGCTGCTTTTGTTATCTACACCACGGGATTCAATGGCATGTATGCTCGTTACTTTCCTCAAATGGATGTAGAATGCAAAATGGCGACGCAGGGAGAAGCAATTGGCCCTGAAACAGAGCTTATTGCGAACAGCTCATCAGTCGGCACAACCAAGATTGCCTTTGACGCGTTGAAGGGTCTGGCTAAATACTCAGGAGTTGCAGCAGCCTTTGTCGCAAGGTTCAAAGAGGTGGATCAATACTTCGTTGCCATAATCAAGGATTACTACAGGAATCGACAGCATCAATCCTCAGTTGCACCCAGTCACACATCCCAAAGGATCGGGATTCGGATGGGCGGAGAAACTGGCGGGTTGGAAGAATGGATGGAGAGGTCTGATGAAATTACGAGCAACAGCTCCATTATTAAACACAGTCTCACGAAATCTCCTAGACATTATGCCACAAGGCTCGGGGCCAAGGTGCAAAACATTCCCGGACCGGACTTGGGTACCAGTTCTCCCGCTAACGCGGTAAACATTGCTCCCGCCCAGTCCTCAGCGGCTGACCAGCCTCTTCCGAGCCTCCAAGTAGATCAGCTCTCTCACGCTGGTCGTCCGCCACATCAATCCGGCCCTGGAGGTGTTCTTGCTACCGTTGATCCAGCACCACATTTCTTGGGCCATCCACACCCAGCTGGTGCCTCCGTACAAGGGGATTGTACGAGCCCAGCATTTACAGAGACTGGTTTGGATTGGAGTTGGACGTATCTCCACGACATGTTTATGGGAAGTATACAGATGGACCCGATGAGTCCCTGCGGGTGA